In bacterium, a genomic segment contains:
- a CDS encoding AAA family ATPase — MSDFEGPESYQMDTSESHVIAEALERPSGAHFVRCALQVNPYHYRESYRNTPNDGDAQSHAASLVDKARELEIGVLAITDHNSVQDVEAFRKAASSTEVTVLPGFELESRDGIHVLCIYDSDTTTAELNRLLGEFGIRKTEPSRDNCNEDFATILEMVSSQGGIAIAAHAVGEKGLFKALRKSARAMAWKNENLLAIQIPSSIDELDEGERSIIRNEAPEYARPYKAGRHQAIAVVNAKDVASVSHLSEEGATTLIKFAGQPSVEGLRQAFLDPDSRVRLNTDEEPEEHSELAAIAWEGGGFLDGGAIHFNPNLNVLIGGRGTGKSTVIESIRYVLDLEPAGDEARNAHRDIVRHVLRSGTKVSLLVRSLHPAERRYRIERTVPNPPVVLNDEGEILDLRPTDVLQRVEVYGQHEISELTRSGPKLTRLLDRFVRSDADLETRKASIQRGLQASRVAILEADEELASIDERLAELPRLEETLERFQEAGLEERLKDQSLLVREDRIVESISERLQPVHDVLATLRQELPLDRAFLSERSLAELPGEPILDRTNSVLAELSDALELAAQQIEGALERAQQGIDTITAEWSEHKSAITEQYEAILRELQKSAVDGEEFIRLRRSIENLRPLRERRGTLEKVRSEEVQRRRKLLDEWEGVKATQFRELSKAASRVSKQLKGYVRVEVTATGDRTPLTSLLREVVGGRLDVAIRKLEAAEDLSLTDLAARGRSGAEKLTKHYGITRQQAESIAGAGESTLMKIEELELPPTTELLLNTSGSTTEESWQSLRKLSKGQKATAVLLLLLLESDAPLIVDQPEDDLDNRFISEVIVEKMRESKRQRQFVFSTHNANIPVLGDAELILGLDAKGDVDDGDLEGRAFLSPEHMGSIDTPAVRTLVEEILEGGKEAFERRRRKYGF, encoded by the coding sequence ATGAGCGATTTTGAAGGCCCGGAGAGCTATCAAATGGACACATCCGAATCACACGTGATCGCCGAGGCGCTGGAACGGCCATCAGGCGCTCACTTCGTGCGATGCGCACTTCAGGTAAACCCCTATCACTACCGCGAGAGCTACCGGAACACACCCAACGACGGCGACGCCCAGAGCCATGCGGCAAGTCTCGTGGACAAGGCCCGCGAACTCGAAATTGGCGTGCTGGCGATAACCGACCACAACAGCGTTCAAGATGTAGAGGCATTCCGTAAGGCTGCAAGCAGTACTGAAGTGACCGTGCTGCCCGGATTCGAACTCGAGTCGAGAGACGGAATTCATGTTCTGTGCATCTACGACTCAGACACCACCACGGCTGAACTCAATCGGCTCCTGGGCGAATTCGGCATCCGCAAGACCGAGCCTTCAAGAGACAATTGCAACGAGGATTTCGCCACGATTTTGGAGATGGTCTCCAGCCAGGGCGGGATCGCCATCGCGGCCCACGCCGTTGGGGAGAAAGGACTCTTCAAGGCCCTCCGGAAGAGCGCTCGAGCGATGGCGTGGAAGAACGAGAACCTGTTGGCGATACAGATTCCCTCGTCGATTGACGAGCTTGACGAGGGGGAGCGCTCAATCATCAGGAACGAAGCACCGGAGTATGCCCGCCCGTACAAGGCGGGTCGCCATCAAGCAATTGCCGTGGTCAATGCCAAAGATGTCGCCAGCGTGAGCCATCTAAGCGAAGAGGGAGCCACCACCCTGATCAAGTTTGCCGGCCAACCCAGCGTCGAGGGGTTGCGGCAGGCCTTTCTCGATCCCGATTCGCGTGTTCGCCTCAACACCGATGAGGAACCTGAGGAGCATTCGGAGTTGGCAGCCATTGCGTGGGAGGGAGGTGGCTTTCTTGATGGCGGTGCGATTCACTTCAACCCGAATCTGAACGTGCTCATCGGTGGCCGCGGTACCGGCAAGTCGACCGTGATCGAGAGCATTCGGTACGTCTTGGACCTCGAACCTGCTGGTGACGAAGCACGCAATGCTCATCGCGACATTGTCCGTCATGTGCTTCGCAGCGGAACCAAGGTGTCGCTGCTGGTGCGTTCGCTGCACCCCGCTGAACGCCGGTATCGAATCGAGAGGACCGTTCCGAATCCGCCGGTGGTTCTCAATGACGAAGGCGAGATACTAGACCTACGGCCGACCGACGTGCTGCAACGGGTGGAGGTATATGGCCAGCACGAGATTTCTGAGCTCACCCGCAGCGGCCCCAAGCTCACCAGGCTCCTTGACCGCTTTGTGCGCTCCGACGCCGACCTCGAAACACGCAAGGCAAGCATCCAGCGCGGACTTCAAGCCTCCCGAGTAGCAATACTCGAAGCCGACGAAGAACTCGCCTCAATCGACGAGCGCCTCGCCGAGCTGCCCCGGCTTGAAGAAACCCTGGAGCGGTTTCAAGAAGCTGGTCTCGAAGAACGCCTCAAGGACCAGAGCCTGCTGGTTCGAGAGGACCGGATAGTCGAATCCATCTCGGAACGCCTACAGCCGGTACACGATGTTCTGGCGACGCTGCGCCAAGAACTACCGCTCGACCGCGCCTTTCTGTCAGAGCGCTCATTAGCGGAATTGCCCGGAGAACCGATCCTCGACAGGACGAACTCGGTGCTGGCAGAGCTGAGCGACGCACTTGAATTGGCGGCACAGCAGATCGAGGGCGCCTTGGAGCGGGCTCAGCAAGGCATCGACACAATCACCGCGGAGTGGTCGGAGCACAAGTCGGCCATAACTGAGCAGTACGAGGCGATTCTTCGTGAACTACAGAAGTCAGCCGTAGACGGGGAGGAGTTCATCCGCTTGCGTCGAAGCATCGAAAATCTGCGTCCCCTCAGAGAGCGGCGCGGCACGCTCGAGAAAGTGCGCAGCGAGGAAGTTCAGCGGCGACGCAAGCTGCTTGATGAGTGGGAGGGAGTCAAGGCCACCCAGTTCCGCGAGCTTTCAAAGGCTGCAAGTCGGGTGAGCAAGCAGCTCAAGGGCTATGTCCGGGTTGAAGTCACTGCCACGGGAGATCGGACGCCATTGACGAGCCTGCTGAGAGAAGTGGTCGGAGGTCGGTTAGATGTCGCGATCCGGAAACTCGAAGCAGCCGAGGACCTTTCCCTCACCGATCTTGCGGCTCGCGGTCGCTCGGGGGCTGAAAAGCTGACGAAGCACTACGGGATCACTCGGCAACAAGCCGAGAGCATCGCCGGAGCGGGCGAAAGCACGCTCATGAAGATTGAGGAACTGGAGTTGCCACCGACCACTGAGCTGCTCTTGAACACCTCGGGCAGCACAACAGAGGAGTCGTGGCAGTCGCTCCGCAAGTTGTCGAAAGGCCAGAAGGCCACCGCCGTGCTGCTGCTATTGCTGCTTGAATCCGATGCGCCGCTAATTGTCGACCAACCTGAGGACGACCTCGACAACCGCTTCATCAGCGAGGTAATCGTAGAAAAAATGCGAGAGAGCAAGAGGCAACGCCAGTTTGTCTTCTCGACGCACAACGCGAACATTCCCGTGCTCGGTGACGCTGAACTCATATTGGGCCTCGATGCCAAGGGCGACGTCGACGACGGCGATCTTGAAGGACGGGCATTTCTCAGCCCGGAGCACATGGGATCAATCGACACGCCCGCGGTCCGGACTCTGGTAGAAGAAATCCTCGAAGGCGGCAAGGAAGCGTTCGAGCGCCGTCGCCGCAAGTACGGCTTCTGA
- a CDS encoding putative DNA binding domain-containing protein, whose product MNQTDLLRLIAAGEGSRVEFKRDDVRPEKLAQVIAGLLNVEGGQVLLGVEDSGEISGLTRAGGEAEEWIMQVARDHLAPPIIPTWEVTEFEGGTMVGIVTVPANAPDKPYKCKQGAHWVTKVRVGTATRDATREEEQRLYQQSGGLRFGLKPVLGAGVADLDSRRLEDYFVRIRGDVEMPSPGSKPWRRLLCNLELAIEAGGETYATVDGMLLFGQNPGRFLPQCGIRAVCFAGLEPGYATKSDESIKGPLVGLFSDGGELVETGVVERALDFVRRNTGTSAALEDGRRIQRRDFPEEAVREVVVNALIHRDYSIAGTDVLLSVFDDRIEVQSPGSLPNTVSIEGMRAGIRYARNQVMMSIMRDYKYVEGLGMGIRRQVIPAMERHNGTEPDFFEEETRFTVCLRK is encoded by the coding sequence ATGAATCAGACCGACTTGCTCCGACTGATTGCCGCTGGCGAGGGCTCGCGCGTGGAATTCAAGCGGGACGACGTACGTCCGGAAAAGCTCGCCCAGGTGATCGCCGGACTGCTGAACGTCGAGGGTGGTCAGGTGCTGCTCGGCGTCGAGGATAGCGGCGAGATCTCGGGGCTAACGCGAGCAGGTGGGGAAGCCGAGGAGTGGATTATGCAGGTCGCTCGCGATCATCTAGCGCCCCCCATCATCCCGACCTGGGAGGTCACCGAGTTCGAAGGCGGCACCATGGTCGGAATTGTGACTGTGCCGGCCAATGCACCTGACAAGCCTTACAAGTGCAAACAAGGAGCGCACTGGGTTACCAAGGTCCGGGTCGGCACCGCGACACGCGATGCCACTCGCGAGGAAGAACAGCGACTGTACCAGCAGTCGGGTGGTCTCCGCTTCGGCCTCAAGCCGGTACTAGGTGCTGGTGTAGCTGACCTCGATTCCCGACGCCTAGAGGACTACTTCGTGCGCATCCGCGGCGATGTGGAGATGCCCAGTCCTGGCTCGAAGCCGTGGCGCAGGTTGCTCTGCAACCTTGAACTTGCCATCGAGGCAGGTGGCGAAACGTACGCCACAGTCGACGGGATGCTCCTGTTCGGCCAGAACCCGGGGCGATTCCTGCCGCAGTGCGGAATTCGGGCGGTGTGCTTCGCGGGCCTTGAGCCGGGCTATGCCACCAAATCAGACGAAAGCATCAAGGGCCCATTAGTGGGCTTATTCTCAGACGGTGGCGAGCTAGTCGAAACTGGAGTGGTGGAGAGGGCTCTCGACTTCGTCCGTCGCAATACGGGCACCTCCGCGGCGCTCGAGGATGGTCGCCGTATCCAACGCCGAGACTTCCCCGAGGAGGCTGTCCGCGAAGTTGTGGTCAATGCCCTCATACACCGCGACTACAGCATCGCTGGAACCGACGTGCTGCTGTCGGTCTTCGATGATCGAATTGAAGTGCAGAGTCCGGGAAGTTTGCCTAACACAGTGAGCATCGAAGGCATGCGTGCGGGCATCCGCTACGCGCGTAACCAGGTGATGATGAGCATCATGCGTGACTACAAATACGTCGAGGGGCTGGGTATGGGCATCCGCCGACAGGTCATACCCGCCATGGAGCGACACAACGGAACCGAACCGGACTTCTTCGAAGAAGAGACCCGCTTCACCGTCTGCCTGCGGAAGTAG